A window from Phycisphaeraceae bacterium encodes these proteins:
- the kynU gene encoding kynureninase, with amino-acid sequence MTTMPASLDIAARDFEVSRDFARHMDSIDPFASMRGRFACPRRPDGSRVAYFTGNSLGLMPVDARSLVTEVLEDWAELGVEGHLEGRRPWLRYHEALAEPGARLVGGHADEVVMMNTLTVNLHLMMVSFYRPAGPRTKVLMEASAFPSDHYAIETHVASRGLDPARTVVKLTPRQGEVLLRTEDIVAEIERLGDSLALVLLGGVGFTTGQWFDIPAITRQTQRVGAVAGWDLAHAVGNVPLQLHEWGVDFACWCSYKYLNSGPGAVAGAFIHRRHAQNTTLPRYAGWWGNDPDTRFRMESEFVARPSADGWQLSNPPILSMAPVIASLALFDEAGGVAALRGKSRVLTGYFDYLLRERAPRGVTVITPADAEARGCQLSLRVQGDAADRQRDLADRGFWLDKREPDILRAAPVPLYNSFEEVWRLVDALAAE; translated from the coding sequence ATGACCACGATGCCCGCTTCGCTCGACATTGCGGCGCGAGACTTCGAGGTCTCGCGCGACTTCGCCCGCCACATGGATTCGATTGATCCCTTCGCATCCATGCGAGGTCGCTTCGCCTGTCCGCGCCGGCCCGATGGCTCCCGAGTCGCGTATTTCACCGGGAATTCGCTCGGCCTGATGCCGGTGGATGCCCGATCGCTGGTGACGGAGGTGCTCGAGGATTGGGCCGAACTCGGTGTCGAAGGTCACCTCGAGGGGCGACGCCCCTGGCTCCGCTACCACGAGGCGCTCGCCGAGCCGGGAGCGCGGCTGGTCGGCGGCCACGCCGATGAAGTCGTGATGATGAACACGCTCACCGTGAACCTCCACCTGATGATGGTGAGCTTCTATCGACCAGCGGGGCCGCGCACGAAGGTCCTGATGGAGGCGAGCGCGTTCCCGAGTGATCACTACGCGATTGAGACCCATGTGGCGTCGCGCGGCCTCGACCCCGCGCGCACCGTGGTGAAGCTCACGCCACGGCAGGGCGAAGTGTTGCTCCGCACCGAGGACATCGTGGCGGAGATCGAGCGGCTCGGCGATTCACTCGCGCTGGTGCTTCTCGGTGGTGTCGGATTCACGACGGGGCAGTGGTTCGACATTCCGGCCATCACGCGGCAGACGCAGCGCGTCGGTGCTGTCGCCGGCTGGGACCTTGCTCACGCTGTCGGCAATGTCCCTCTCCAACTGCACGAGTGGGGTGTCGACTTCGCCTGCTGGTGCAGCTACAAGTACTTGAACTCGGGTCCCGGCGCCGTGGCTGGCGCGTTCATTCATCGCCGACATGCGCAGAACACGACGCTTCCGCGCTACGCCGGATGGTGGGGCAATGACCCGGACACGCGATTCCGCATGGAATCGGAGTTCGTCGCGCGACCGAGCGCCGATGGCTGGCAGCTCTCGAACCCGCCCATTCTCTCGATGGCTCCAGTGATTGCATCACTGGCGCTCTTCGATGAAGCCGGCGGTGTGGCGGCGCTCCGTGGCAAGAGCCGCGTGCTCACCGGATACTTCGACTACCTGCTCCGCGAGCGGGCGCCGCGCGGAGTGACCGTCATCACACCCGCCGATGCCGAGGCTCGCGGTTGCCAACTCTCGCTGCGCGTGCAAGGCGATGCCGCCGATCGCCAGAGAGATCTTGCGGACCGGGGCTTCTGGCTGGACAAGCGCGAGCCCGACATTCTCCGCGCCGCACCAGTGCCGCTCTACAACTCATTCGAGGAAGTCTGGCGACTCGTTGACGCGCTCGCCGCCGAATAG
- a CDS encoding 3-dehydroquinate synthase, with product MHQIQLPERFLDSPFSVKFTHRVSFTRGLFRAENDALTQALNGGEPRVVAFVDDGVLRARPTLERELRERLELDASAPRLVGFYPVPGGEASKNDRSVADLVVQVVDQHHICRRSWVLAIGGGAVLDAVGYGAAVAHRGVRLVRIPTTVLAQDDAGLGVKNAINRFGKKNFEGTFAVPWAVLNDADFLLTLADREWRSGFSEAVKIALLKDRDFFEEIEAKAGRIRDRDEEAALPVIRRCAELHLDHIVQGGDPFESERARPLDFGHWSAHKLEQLSNHQVTHGEAVAIGVALDTLYSVRIGWLPESDGVRVIACLTALGLPTWHPLLLAPSLEAGLNEFREHLGGELCVTLLQGIGAARDANSIDRSALRQAIGDLEKITDRHLKKAS from the coding sequence ATTCATCAGATTCAGCTTCCCGAGCGCTTCTTGGACTCCCCCTTCTCAGTCAAGTTCACCCATCGGGTCTCATTCACCCGCGGGCTGTTCCGCGCCGAGAACGACGCGCTCACCCAGGCCCTCAACGGGGGCGAGCCGAGGGTCGTCGCCTTCGTGGACGATGGTGTGCTTCGCGCCCGCCCCACGCTCGAGCGCGAGCTTCGTGAACGACTGGAGCTTGACGCCTCTGCGCCACGGCTGGTCGGGTTCTATCCCGTGCCCGGCGGCGAAGCGAGCAAGAACGATCGCTCCGTAGCCGACCTGGTGGTGCAGGTGGTCGATCAGCACCATATCTGTCGGCGGAGCTGGGTGCTGGCCATCGGTGGCGGCGCGGTCCTAGATGCCGTCGGCTACGGCGCTGCGGTGGCGCATCGAGGCGTGCGGCTCGTTCGGATCCCCACGACGGTTCTGGCCCAGGATGATGCCGGCCTCGGAGTGAAGAACGCCATCAATCGCTTCGGCAAGAAGAACTTCGAGGGCACCTTCGCCGTGCCTTGGGCCGTGCTCAACGATGCTGACTTCCTGTTGACCCTCGCTGATCGAGAGTGGCGGAGTGGTTTCAGCGAGGCGGTGAAGATCGCGCTTCTGAAGGACCGCGACTTCTTCGAGGAGATCGAGGCGAAGGCGGGGCGCATTCGCGACCGCGATGAAGAGGCGGCTCTTCCGGTGATTCGGCGCTGTGCCGAACTCCACCTTGACCACATCGTGCAAGGCGGCGATCCCTTCGAGTCGGAGCGAGCTCGACCTCTCGACTTCGGGCACTGGTCAGCGCACAAGCTCGAGCAACTTTCGAATCATCAGGTCACCCATGGCGAGGCGGTGGCCATCGGAGTAGCGCTCGACACGCTCTACTCCGTCCGGATAGGGTGGCTTCCCGAGAGTGACGGTGTGCGCGTCATCGCATGCCTGACCGCGCTTGGGCTTCCGACATGGCATCCGCTCTTGCTCGCGCCCAGTCTCGAGGCTGGCCTCAATGAGTTCCGAGAACACCTTGGTGGTGAGCTTTGCGTGACTCTCCTCCAAGGCATCGGTGCCGCGCGCGACGCCAACTCCATCGATCGCTCGGCCCTCCGTCAGGCGATCGGGGACCTCGAGAAGATCACCGATCGCCACCTGAAGAAGGCTTCTTGA
- a CDS encoding glycosyltransferase family 2 protein: protein MAPPSTQTPPRDLCVAVCTFNSMRTLPRLIDSVDGWSARVLLVDSGSTDGTVDYGRGRGCEVVHRAWEGMLSQRAFCLEQAAAHAWILLLDSDESVEPDLRQAIERMLNDDATGAPGAVPFDAFDLNRKVFFEGGWLHHTFQPEYRVRLVRGGRGRVAGSGPTGRGIHDRIEVQGGVGRLTGTLRHDSWFDLEDFWTRSIRYSRDAARTGERGGGVFDILMRPSLAFLKQYVLRRGFLDGRRGFMMASMLATGNAMKQITIAMHRWRGTGHDRIT from the coding sequence ATGGCGCCCCCGTCCACCCAAACACCGCCGCGCGATCTCTGCGTGGCGGTGTGCACCTTCAACAGCATGCGGACGCTTCCGCGGCTCATCGATTCGGTGGACGGGTGGTCGGCGCGCGTGCTGCTGGTTGACTCAGGGTCAACCGATGGCACCGTCGACTACGGACGCGGGCGCGGCTGCGAGGTCGTGCACCGCGCGTGGGAAGGCATGTTGAGCCAGCGTGCATTCTGTCTCGAGCAGGCTGCGGCTCACGCGTGGATCCTCCTTCTTGACTCCGATGAGAGCGTGGAGCCCGATCTGCGTCAGGCGATCGAGCGGATGCTCAACGACGACGCAACTGGCGCCCCGGGCGCCGTGCCCTTCGATGCATTCGATCTCAATCGCAAGGTCTTCTTCGAGGGGGGGTGGCTCCACCACACCTTTCAACCGGAGTATCGAGTGCGCCTCGTCCGAGGTGGTCGCGGCCGCGTGGCTGGCAGTGGGCCGACCGGGCGCGGCATTCACGATCGAATCGAAGTGCAGGGTGGCGTCGGTCGACTGACCGGCACGCTGCGTCATGACTCGTGGTTCGATCTCGAGGACTTCTGGACCCGCTCCATCCGTTACTCGCGCGATGCGGCGCGGACCGGCGAGCGCGGCGGTGGTGTCTTCGACATTCTCATGCGCCCGAGTCTCGCGTTCCTGAAGCAGTATGTGCTGCGCCGCGGCTTTCTCGACGGCCGGCGCGGCTTCATGATGGCCTCGATGCTGGCGACCGGCAACGCCATGAAGCAGATCACCATCGCCATGCATCGGTGGCGCGGCACAGGGCACGACCGGATCACCTGA
- a CDS encoding FAD-dependent monooxygenase: protein MPRVLIVGAGLVGALLAHELGTRGWQVLLVERRSDPRARGAVAGRSINLAISVRGFDALDRAGLGDRLRERAIRMPGRMIHPHTGAPFFQPYSRDPTRAIHSVSRSRLNMLLLEAAAAQPSVEIRFDRRALEVDFTRPAVSFLHEPTQAQERIEADMVIGADGAYSAIRAAMQRNERFDYQQSFLTHGYKELTIPALAEDADAHAVAPHAPFAMEPQALHIWPRGGSMMIALPNPEGSFTCTLFWPFRSPAGSDQPSFDSIRNGVAATEYFRAHYPDALTMMPTLASDFDANPIGTMVTIRCAPWVWDGRTALIGDAAHAIVPFYGQGANCGFEDAVALVAALDDSKNDIPSALAHYQERRMRHANAIADLALANFIEMRDKTASRLFHLRKKIDHTLHGLLPNHYQPLYDMVSFSTIPYDDARQRARRQDRALMIGASAVLFVIALLLLLFVWAVFARS, encoded by the coding sequence ATGCCCCGAGTGCTGATCGTCGGCGCCGGCCTCGTTGGAGCGCTTCTGGCTCATGAACTGGGCACGCGCGGCTGGCAGGTGCTGCTGGTCGAGCGCCGCTCCGACCCCCGCGCTCGAGGTGCCGTGGCGGGTCGATCGATCAATCTCGCGATCTCCGTACGAGGCTTCGACGCCCTCGACCGCGCGGGGCTTGGTGACCGGCTCCGCGAGCGTGCGATCCGGATGCCGGGGCGCATGATTCATCCACACACGGGCGCTCCCTTCTTCCAGCCCTACAGCCGCGATCCCACGAGGGCGATCCACTCCGTGAGCCGTTCGAGACTCAACATGCTCCTCCTTGAAGCCGCGGCGGCGCAGCCATCCGTCGAGATTCGCTTCGACCGGAGGGCGCTCGAAGTCGACTTCACACGACCGGCGGTGAGCTTCCTGCACGAACCGACGCAGGCGCAGGAGCGCATCGAGGCGGACATGGTCATCGGCGCCGACGGCGCCTACTCCGCCATTCGCGCCGCCATGCAACGCAATGAGCGCTTCGACTACCAGCAGTCGTTCCTGACCCACGGCTACAAGGAGCTCACGATTCCAGCGCTTGCCGAGGATGCCGACGCCCATGCGGTGGCACCGCATGCGCCCTTTGCCATGGAGCCGCAGGCCCTTCACATCTGGCCCCGCGGCGGCAGCATGATGATCGCACTTCCCAACCCCGAGGGGAGCTTCACCTGCACGCTCTTCTGGCCTTTCCGCTCACCCGCCGGCAGCGATCAACCATCGTTCGATTCGATTCGTAACGGTGTGGCGGCAACGGAGTACTTCCGAGCCCACTACCCCGACGCGCTGACCATGATGCCGACCCTGGCAAGCGACTTTGACGCCAATCCGATCGGGACCATGGTGACAATCCGCTGCGCGCCGTGGGTCTGGGACGGACGCACCGCCCTGATCGGCGATGCGGCGCATGCCATCGTGCCCTTTTATGGCCAGGGCGCGAACTGTGGTTTTGAAGACGCGGTCGCACTGGTCGCGGCCCTCGACGACTCGAAGAACGACATCCCCTCGGCCCTCGCCCACTATCAGGAGCGTCGCATGCGCCACGCGAATGCGATTGCCGACCTGGCGCTGGCCAACTTCATCGAGATGCGCGACAAGACGGCCAGCCGACTCTTCCATCTTCGAAAGAAGATCGATCACACGCTGCACGGTCTTCTTCCGAACCACTATCAGCCGCTCTACGACATGGTCAGCTTCTCGACCATTCCGTACGACGACGCGCGGCAACGGGCCCGACGCCAGGATCGCGCGCTGATGATCGGCGCTTCGGCCGTTCTCTTTGTGATCGCGCTCCTCCTGCTGCTCTTCGTGTGGGCCGTGTTCGCTCGAAGCTGA
- a CDS encoding cyclase family protein: MRPLIDISPLISPRLAVFPGDTPFAREVLMEMQRGDHITLSTIRSTVHLGAHADAVSHYGRDGATIDAMPLDLYLGPCRVIDVSAAGARGHPRVTIADLGSAPIDAARILLRTSSSPDAEQWAPNFLGIDPALIDHLADRGVKLLGVDTPSVDTADSKDLPAHARCLARTMAIIEGLVLREVPAGTYEFIGLPLKLEGCDASPIRAVLR, translated from the coding sequence ATGCGACCGCTGATTGACATCTCTCCGCTCATCTCGCCGAGGCTCGCCGTCTTTCCCGGCGACACGCCATTTGCGCGCGAGGTCCTCATGGAGATGCAGCGCGGCGATCACATCACGCTCTCGACCATTCGCAGCACCGTGCATCTCGGCGCCCATGCCGATGCCGTGAGTCATTACGGTCGCGATGGCGCAACCATCGACGCGATGCCGCTCGATCTCTATCTCGGCCCCTGCCGCGTCATCGATGTCTCAGCCGCGGGCGCGCGAGGCCACCCACGGGTGACCATCGCCGACCTCGGCTCCGCGCCCATCGACGCGGCTCGCATTCTGCTGCGCACGAGCTCGTCGCCCGACGCGGAACAGTGGGCACCGAACTTCCTCGGGATCGATCCCGCGCTCATCGATCATCTCGCCGACCGTGGTGTCAAGTTGCTCGGAGTCGACACGCCCTCGGTCGATACCGCAGACTCGAAGGATCTCCCTGCGCATGCACGCTGCTTGGCCCGGACCATGGCCATCATCGAAGGGCTCGTTCTTCGCGAGGTGCCAGCGGGCACCTACGAGTTCATCGGCCTTCCGCTGAAGCTCGAGGGTTGCGACGCCAGCCCGATCCGCGCCGTTCTCAGGTGA
- a CDS encoding glycosyltransferase family 2 protein: protein MSVVGDRATVSTVTPMYNEEECVEEFVRRADLALQSLGRSYEIIVVSDGSKDSTESKLRQLAERYPALRAFCLARNMGQCAAIDAGIQQSRGKWVVVLDGDLQNRPEDIPTLIAHAEQGNDLVSGRRCGRPESTLFRMVPSRMANWLLRRVTGCPVRDMGGFKCLRGDLARSLRLRAGQHRLLPAMVWLRGGRVLEVDVNAAPRFGGKSHYGLNRTLDVLIDIVMLWFQSSFKSRPMYLFGRIALVLLAIDAIIMPVLLYQRLVHGIDMGTRPPFLIAVMLFLAALFVLASGFVLELLSDAYNASVQARGWIIRESIEGRRDESHQETTDREGPLAAHTPSAPLITAPRSPAS from the coding sequence ATGAGCGTTGTTGGCGATCGCGCGACCGTCTCTACGGTGACGCCCATGTACAACGAGGAGGAGTGCGTCGAGGAGTTTGTGCGGCGCGCGGATTTGGCCCTCCAATCGCTTGGGCGTTCCTACGAGATCATCGTCGTCAGTGACGGCTCGAAGGATTCGACGGAGTCGAAGCTGCGTCAACTCGCCGAGCGCTATCCAGCGCTTCGAGCCTTCTGCCTCGCCCGCAACATGGGCCAGTGCGCGGCGATCGATGCGGGCATTCAGCAGAGCCGAGGAAAGTGGGTGGTCGTTCTCGATGGCGACCTTCAGAATCGCCCCGAGGACATTCCCACGCTCATCGCCCACGCCGAGCAGGGCAACGATCTTGTCTCCGGTCGACGCTGCGGGCGCCCCGAGTCAACGCTCTTTCGGATGGTCCCGAGCCGCATGGCGAACTGGCTCCTGCGGCGAGTGACCGGGTGCCCCGTCCGCGACATGGGCGGCTTCAAGTGTCTGCGTGGCGATCTCGCGCGTTCGCTGCGACTTCGAGCGGGGCAGCATCGACTCCTGCCGGCGATGGTCTGGCTTCGAGGCGGGCGCGTGCTCGAAGTGGATGTCAACGCCGCACCGCGCTTCGGAGGCAAGAGCCACTACGGTCTCAATCGCACACTCGATGTGCTGATCGACATCGTGATGCTCTGGTTCCAGTCGAGCTTCAAGAGCCGTCCGATGTATCTCTTCGGTCGAATTGCACTGGTGCTTCTCGCCATCGACGCGATCATCATGCCAGTACTGCTTTACCAGCGGCTGGTGCATGGCATCGACATGGGAACCCGACCGCCGTTCCTGATCGCCGTGATGCTCTTTCTCGCGGCGCTCTTCGTGCTGGCGAGTGGCTTCGTCCTCGAACTGCTCAGCGACGCCTACAACGCGAGCGTCCAGGCGCGGGGCTGGATCATCCGTGAGTCGATCGAGGGCCGGCGAGACGAGTCCCACCAGGAGACCACTGATCGCGAAGGCCCGCTTGCCGCTCACACGCCGAGCGCGCCACTCATCACGGCGCCTCGATCGCCGGCCTCGTGA
- a CDS encoding choice-of-anchor I family protein, whose amino-acid sequence MSLATRVSGAALTRGFARCRSATAPCGAIAMWMIALTMLASAPASPPVGDPPPGWSKGDTARLRVVGRHSSGLFDKASSEIAAYHAPTRRLFVVNGTVGLDVLDLANPAEPVRVDAIRLRRPTSVAVHGDLVAVAAMGPAPGDRGSVNFYDPSARVLRRMVVGFGPDMICFTRDGKTLLVACEGEPSLRDREVDPPGTIAFIDLSKGVEQATVTEAGFGAFEPQRQALINRGLRVVSPGRSLAQDLEPEYIALSPNDRWAFVTLQENNAIAIVDVTERKVVSIEPLGFRDAMTPGMGLDAIADGVANPAPVPVLAMFQPDALVAFEHEGALWLATANEGEAREGTIDEAITLDQARAMASGGEAKAIPEGRLLVSSVPAPATFGGRFCAFGTRSMSLWRVDLAAIGAAPERPAIVLAWDSGEIIERMVAERTPALFNADHRRTAKVDARSLSKGPEPEGVALAEIDGRRLLIVTLERSSGVMIFDATDPAAPKFAGYANPRAAEVDLSIDLDGDGVPDHFAAAGDLGPEGVHFLPASVSPTGRPLLIVCNEVSGTTTLFEVMVE is encoded by the coding sequence GTGAGTTTGGCGACGCGAGTGAGCGGCGCCGCGCTCACACGAGGGTTCGCTCGTTGCCGGAGTGCGACGGCGCCATGCGGCGCGATCGCGATGTGGATGATTGCGCTCACGATGCTGGCCAGCGCGCCGGCGTCGCCGCCCGTGGGTGACCCGCCACCGGGCTGGAGCAAGGGTGACACGGCTCGACTTCGCGTAGTCGGCCGTCACTCGAGCGGCCTCTTCGACAAGGCCAGTTCGGAAATCGCCGCGTATCACGCGCCCACGAGGCGGCTCTTTGTCGTCAACGGCACGGTCGGGCTCGATGTTCTGGACCTTGCGAATCCGGCGGAACCGGTGCGAGTCGATGCCATTCGCCTTCGCAGGCCAACCAGTGTCGCGGTGCACGGCGATCTCGTGGCGGTTGCGGCAATGGGACCAGCGCCTGGAGATCGCGGAAGCGTGAACTTCTACGACCCCTCGGCCCGCGTGCTGCGGCGCATGGTCGTCGGCTTCGGCCCGGACATGATCTGCTTCACTCGAGATGGCAAGACCCTGCTCGTCGCCTGCGAAGGCGAACCCTCGCTCCGCGATCGCGAAGTCGATCCGCCGGGGACAATCGCGTTCATCGATCTCTCCAAGGGTGTCGAGCAGGCGACGGTCACCGAGGCGGGATTCGGGGCGTTTGAGCCGCAGCGCCAGGCGCTGATCAATCGCGGGCTTCGCGTGGTCTCGCCAGGGCGGTCGCTGGCGCAGGACCTCGAGCCTGAGTACATCGCGCTCTCGCCGAACGACCGCTGGGCCTTCGTGACCTTGCAGGAGAACAACGCCATTGCCATCGTCGATGTCACGGAGCGGAAGGTGGTCTCGATCGAGCCTCTCGGCTTTCGCGATGCCATGACTCCAGGCATGGGACTTGACGCAATTGCCGACGGGGTCGCCAATCCAGCGCCGGTGCCGGTGCTCGCCATGTTCCAGCCCGATGCGCTGGTCGCCTTCGAACATGAGGGCGCACTCTGGCTGGCGACAGCGAATGAAGGCGAGGCGCGCGAGGGAACCATCGATGAGGCCATCACGCTCGATCAGGCGCGAGCGATGGCAAGCGGGGGCGAGGCGAAAGCGATTCCCGAAGGGAGATTGCTCGTCTCCAGTGTGCCTGCACCGGCGACATTCGGCGGCCGCTTCTGCGCATTCGGCACGCGCTCCATGTCCCTGTGGCGCGTGGATCTTGCCGCGATCGGTGCCGCACCCGAGCGTCCAGCGATTGTGTTGGCGTGGGATTCGGGTGAGATCATCGAGCGCATGGTCGCGGAGCGCACGCCGGCGCTCTTCAACGCCGATCACCGTCGAACGGCCAAGGTTGATGCGCGAAGCCTCTCCAAGGGGCCTGAGCCAGAGGGGGTGGCGCTTGCTGAGATCGATGGCCGACGCCTGCTCATCGTGACTCTCGAGCGCAGCAGCGGAGTGATGATCTTCGACGCGACCGATCCGGCCGCCCCGAAGTTCGCCGGGTACGCGAACCCGCGAGCGGCCGAGGTGGATCTCTCGATTGACCTCGATGGCGACGGAGTGCCGGACCACTTCGCCGCCGCGGGCGACCTCGGACCGGAGGGCGTTCACTTTCTACCCGCCAGCGTGAGCCCCACCGGTCGGCCACTCCTGATCGTCTGCAACGAAGTGAGCGGAACGACCACGCTCTTCGAGGTCATGGTCGAGTAG
- a CDS encoding trypsin-like peptidase domain-containing protein, with the protein MPRAVPIVAMLAIGSGLAFAAPDAPPPIQGAATTSAAAAGSSADPPRSAREELRFARTLSHAFREVARELAPSVVSVTTIDRSSMPGLPPGQRAPDRRGQGSGVIITHDGFIVTNFHVVRGASEIIIRLMDRRELQASVVGVDPDTDLAVLKVDSSGLVPARFGDSEAIEPGEWVLALGNPFGLEQTLTAGIISAKGRSGMGLATYENFLQTDAAINPGNSGGPLVDLDGRVVGINTAISSTDGGNHGVGFAIPATMVERVAAELIDRGHVQRGWLGVGVAPAVQGNRALRGALLSHVAPNTPAWNAGLRAGDLILKLDDFEVENPTEFIREIGERQPRSEIVVTALRQGTTVQTRAVLGERPTPARRDASEGPEPAEAPGAATPEPGVREPASGQAPSDGERSVRKRERAAPIK; encoded by the coding sequence ATGCCGCGTGCAGTTCCGATCGTCGCGATGCTGGCGATCGGTTCCGGGTTGGCTTTTGCGGCCCCCGACGCACCACCCCCGATTCAAGGCGCGGCGACCACCTCCGCAGCAGCGGCCGGAAGCTCCGCCGATCCTCCCCGCTCCGCGCGTGAAGAACTCCGCTTCGCCCGAACCCTCTCGCACGCCTTTCGTGAAGTGGCGCGTGAGCTGGCACCCTCCGTGGTGTCGGTGACCACCATCGATCGGAGCTCCATGCCGGGCCTTCCGCCCGGACAGCGCGCACCCGACCGTCGAGGCCAGGGCAGCGGGGTCATCATCACGCACGATGGCTTCATCGTCACCAACTTCCATGTGGTGCGGGGTGCAAGCGAGATCATTATTCGATTGATGGATCGCCGCGAGCTCCAGGCGAGCGTCGTTGGCGTCGATCCCGACACCGATCTCGCCGTGCTCAAGGTCGATTCGAGCGGGCTCGTGCCCGCCCGCTTCGGTGATTCGGAGGCGATCGAGCCGGGCGAGTGGGTGCTCGCGCTCGGCAATCCCTTCGGTCTCGAGCAGACGCTGACCGCAGGCATCATCAGCGCGAAGGGTCGCTCCGGCATGGGACTCGCGACCTATGAGAACTTCCTTCAGACCGATGCGGCCATCAATCCCGGCAACAGCGGTGGACCGCTGGTGGATCTCGATGGCCGTGTTGTCGGCATCAACACGGCGATCTCGAGCACCGACGGCGGCAATCATGGCGTCGGCTTCGCGATTCCTGCGACCATGGTCGAGCGCGTGGCTGCTGAACTGATCGATCGAGGCCATGTGCAGCGGGGCTGGCTCGGGGTCGGTGTCGCCCCGGCCGTGCAAGGCAATCGAGCGCTTCGGGGCGCGCTTCTCTCGCATGTCGCGCCAAACACACCTGCATGGAACGCGGGACTTCGCGCGGGTGACCTGATCCTGAAGCTCGACGATTTCGAAGTCGAGAACCCGACCGAGTTCATTCGAGAGATTGGCGAGCGGCAGCCTCGAAGTGAGATCGTCGTGACGGCACTGCGACAGGGCACCACTGTGCAAACCCGCGCGGTGCTCGGCGAGCGGCCGACCCCAGCGCGTCGAGATGCGTCGGAGGGTCCCGAACCTGCCGAGGCCCCAGGAGCGGCCACGCCCGAGCCTGGCGTTCGTGAGCCTGCGAGCGGCCAAGCCCCGAGCGATGGGGAGCGCTCTGTCCGGAAGCGCGAGCGGGCTGCGCCGATCAAGTGA
- a CDS encoding amidohydrolase, whose translation MCRSRPCTVDLHTHILPEHWEDLERKYGYPGFVRLDHVAPCRANMIVGDRVFRQIDDRCWSPERRLADCRESGVDLQVLSTVPVMFSYWAKAPDALDLSRMLNDHIAGVVAAHPNRFAALGTVPMQDVELACRELDRCLDELRLPGVQIGSNVNGTNLGDPLLRPFFAHAAVRGAAIFIHPWEMVGRDRMPTYWLPWLVGMPAETALAVASVVMSGMLDALPTLRLCFAHGGGSFPFTLGRIQKGFDERPDLCQTDTTTPPREAARRLYFDTLVHDARALRFLIDVAGPRRLALGSDYPFPLGEARPGELLRSLELPEGDLARMLGGTALEFLAMDAPPRSSPAPDTTTTAPPRDAPR comes from the coding sequence GTGTGTCGCTCTCGCCCATGCACCGTCGACCTGCATACGCACATTCTCCCGGAGCACTGGGAGGACCTTGAAAGGAAGTACGGCTACCCGGGGTTCGTTCGGCTGGACCATGTCGCGCCATGCCGTGCGAACATGATCGTCGGCGATCGAGTCTTCAGGCAGATTGACGATCGCTGCTGGAGTCCGGAGCGGCGCCTCGCGGACTGTCGAGAGTCGGGTGTGGATCTCCAGGTTCTCTCGACCGTGCCCGTGATGTTCAGTTACTGGGCAAAGGCGCCGGACGCTCTTGACCTCTCGCGGATGCTCAACGATCACATCGCGGGGGTGGTCGCCGCGCACCCCAATCGCTTCGCCGCGCTTGGAACGGTCCCCATGCAGGATGTCGAACTCGCCTGCCGCGAACTCGATCGATGCCTCGACGAGCTTCGACTCCCGGGGGTGCAGATCGGTTCGAATGTGAACGGCACCAATCTCGGCGATCCGCTGCTGCGCCCCTTCTTCGCTCATGCGGCCGTCCGCGGCGCCGCGATCTTCATTCACCCGTGGGAAATGGTCGGCCGCGATCGCATGCCGACCTACTGGCTCCCATGGCTTGTGGGCATGCCTGCGGAAACGGCGCTGGCGGTGGCGAGCGTCGTGATGAGCGGCATGCTCGATGCGCTCCCGACGCTGCGCCTCTGCTTCGCGCATGGTGGCGGCAGCTTCCCCTTTACGCTCGGCCGCATTCAGAAGGGTTTCGATGAGCGCCCCGACCTGTGCCAGACGGACACGACCACGCCACCGCGCGAGGCCGCGCGGCGCCTCTACTTCGACACGCTCGTGCACGATGCGCGGGCCCTTCGGTTCCTGATCGATGTTGCAGGGCCTCGACGCCTCGCCCTCGGATCCGACTACCCGTTCCCGCTCGGAGAGGCGCGTCCGGGCGAACTCCTTCGCTCGCTGGAGTTGCCCGAGGGTGACCTCGCTCGCATGCTCGGTGGAACGGCACTTGAGTTCCTTGCCATGGATGCGCCGCCGCGGTCGTCGCCCGCTCCCGACACGACCACCACTGCCCCGCCGCGAGACGCACCACGATGA